A region of the Geomonas subterranea genome:
TGCGGGCGGTCGCCCCGAAGGTGCCGGAGGAGAAGCTCTACTGGCGCGCGGTGGTCTTGAACGCCTTCAGGGAGGACGCCTGGGTGAGGGAGGCTGTGCCGGCGGACACCCCGGCGCTGGTCGGGGGGCAGACTGTGCTCCAGGAGATCTACCCGGAACGCTCCGACACGCCCTATCTCCCGGCGCTCAACGTACCCAGGTCCGTCACCGGGTTGCGCAACGACGAGGCCAGCGACGGCGTCTTCAAGACGCGCCGCCCCCTGGACAAGAAGGTCAGGTACCTGGCCGGTTCCGGGCTCACCGGCACGGTCCAGGTGCGGGGCATCGACCGCGCCTTCTACCTGAGGCTCCCGGCGCACATCTCCCGGCGTATCGTCTCGCAGGGGCGGGCCCTGGCTCAGCCGGGCCGGAGTGCCGAGGACAAGATGAGGGCGCTTGAGTCGTTTTTTCGCGGGCAGCGCATCACCTACTCCAACACCGGTCTTCCCGTGGGGGGGGACCCGCTCGGCTCCTTCCTCTTCGACAAGAAACGGGGCAACTGCGAATACTTCGCCTCCAGCTACGCGATTCTGCTGCGCCTGTCCGGCATCCCCTCGCGCCTGGTGGGCGGGTACCGCGGGGGGAGCTACAACGCCATGGGGGGGTATTACCTGGTCACCGAGGACATGGCGCACGTCTGGGTCGAGGCCTACCTGGACGGGGTGGGGTGGCGAACGGTGGACCCGAGTGCCTGGGCGCTGGGAGCGGTGCGCGGCACGCAGGCCCACGGGCTTTCCATGTACATCGACATGGCCGGGTTCTACTGGGACAAGGCCGTGGTTACCTATGACCTTGACAAACAGCTGGCCTTGGTGCGAAATGCCGGAGACAAGGCGCGCGACCTGCGGCTCCCCCGCGGGTTCGGCAGGGGGGTGTTGCTGGCCCTCCCGGCGCTGGTGCCGCTGGCGCTTTGGGTTCTCTGGCGCAGGCGTCGCCCCCCCAGCATCGAGGCGCGCCTTTTGCAGCGTATGCTCCGCATTCTGGCCCGGCGCTATCCGGGCGAGATACAGGGGGGGGAGGGGCTCTTCGAGCTCTCGGCCCGGCTGCACGACCCGCACCTCGCGCGGTTCGTCGCCGTGTACGGTTCCGCACTCTATCACGACCGCCCCTTGACCAGGGGCGAGGCGGCGCAGCTCCGTGAAATCCTTCGTGAGGCATCCCAGGATGGTTCTTGACACGGGACCGGCTTTGATTTAGTTTTAGCTTTCCGTAATTCTAGGGGTATGAGGCGTTAACTTGGCTTCCAAAAAAGACAAAATTCTCGAGAGTGCCCAGCGCTTCGTGCTGAAGGGGCAGATCGACAAGGCGATCAAGGACTACCAGCAGGTGGTTGCCATGGAGCCTGGGGACATCAGGCCCCGCCAGCGTCTGGCCGAGCTCCTGGTGCGCGACAACCGCAAGGATGAGGCGATCCAGCAGTACGAGGATATCGGCAAGCACTACGCCGACAACTGCTACTTCCTCAAGGCCATCGCCATCTACAAGCAGATCCAGCGCCTGAACCCCGGCAATCCCGCCACCGCGCTCACTATCGCGCATCTGAACCACCAGCAGGGGCTGATCGGCAACGCCCTGGCGGAATACGCACAGGTGGCGGCGCTTTACGAGAAGGAAGGTGACCTGAAAGAGGCGCTCAAGGTGGTGGAGAAGATGCTGGGCGTCGATGCCGAGCATGTCGCCACCAGGATGAAGCACGCGGAACTGCTGTATTCGACCGGGTCGGCGGACCAGTCCCGCCAGGCTTTCGCCGAGCTGGCCGGCACCCTGCGTGGGCGCGGCCTGCAGCAGGATGCCGCGTCGGTGGACGCGCGCGCCCGGGAACTCTTCCCGGAAGAGGACACGCTGCAGCCGGCACCGTACTTTGACGGTAAGGAACTCTCCGCAGACGGTTTCGGGGGGGGGGAGGAGGTGCCCGGCGTGCAGGGACCAGCCGCCGCCCCGTGGGAGTCACCCATCGAGGAGCCGGTCCTCCCTGACTGGGACGCTCCGGGGGGTGAACTTCCCGACCCCTTCGCGGCGCCTGCCGCGACGTCGCAACCCGAACCCGCACCTGCCGCCGGGACGGCATCCCCGGCCACCTACGAGGCTCCTGCGCCTTGGGACACGGAGCAAAACGAAGATGAGGCTGAAGGCTCTATAGCCTGGGAAGAGGAGATCGAACTCGATCTCGACGACGACATGTTCGATGCGGCGCCGGCTCCCGAACCGGCACAGGGAGGCGAACTGCCCGCGGCCTTTCCCGAACCGGCCCCCGCCCCGTCCGCGAACGTGGAACTTCCGCTTGATTTCTCGCTGGAACTGAACTTTGACGAGGTGGGTGAGGAACTGGATGGGGGCGAGCCGGAGGAGACCGCTCCGGTGGTTGAGCTCGACCTTGACCAGGGGGGGGAGCTGGAGTTGACCCTGCCTGAACAGGAAGCGCCCTTCGGCGATTTTTCCTGGGGCGAACAAGAGGGCGCGGAGCCGCAGCAAGAGCCCGATGAACAGGAGCCTGCTCAGCTGGCTGACTACGAGGAGGCCGAGCTCGAACTCGAACCGGAACCGGAGACGGAGCTGGAGTTGGAACTGGAGCCTGAGTCAGAGCTGGAGCTGGAGCCGGAGCCGGAGTTAGAGCTTGAGCCGGAGGCGGAGCTGGAACCGGCGCCCGAACCGGCAGCACCCGACGCTGCGGAGCCCGTCCAGGTGCGGGGCTGGGAGGAAATCTTCCCCGAAGCGGCGGGAAGCGGCGCCGACTTCGACATCGAGGAACTGGAGTCACATTACGACCTGGGGATCGGCTACAAGGAGATGGGGATGTACGCCGGTGCCATCAAGGAGTTCCAGATCGCCGCGGCCAACCCGCAGCGCCGTTTCGACTGCATGACCCTGCAGGCCATCTGCTATCGCGACAAGGGGGAGGCGGCCCAGGCCGAGGAACTCCTGCGGCGCGGCCTCGACCTGACCGTCATAACCAGGGACGAGCGCACCTGTCTCAACTACGAGCTGGCCGTACTCGCGGAGGGACGCGGCGCGGTGGATGAGGCGATCGGGTTGTACCGTGAGGTGATACGCGCCAATCCCGGCTATCAGGACGCCTCGGACAGGCTTTCCGCCCTTTCCGGCGAAGAGGTCCCGGACATCATCGACCTGGAGCTGGAAGAGGGGAGCTGACCGCTACCAGGAGAGGAGGTTGAGCGGCGGGACCAGGCGTATCGGCGCCTGGAAGAAGTCGCCGATGAAGTTGGCGGGTACCGGGGGGAGCGGACCTGCCGCCTCCAGCGTTCTCTGAACGGCCCGGTCGTAGACGATGTTGCCCGAACTTTCCAAAATGGTGCTGCCGATGATCTCGCCGCTGCGGGTTATGGTGACGTTGACCACGATCGGCGCCACCTTCTGATCCTTCTGTTCCAACCACCACTTCTCGTTCACCCCCTGCAGCAGCCGAATGTAATACTCCTTGATCTCCGGACGGAGCGTCTCGCCGTCGCTGAGAGGCTTGAAGTACCCTTTGGTGAGCCCCATCCCGAAGGTGGTGCGTGACCTTTCCTCCATGGCGGTCTGGGGCTGCGCGGGTTGCGGTACCGGAGCCGCGGGCTGCGCGGCCTGTGCCTGCTGCTGTGGCGGGGTCGGCGGGAGCGGCTCCGCCTCTTCCTGGGGCTGTTCCGGCTCGGGGTCCGGCTCGGGCTGGGGCTTGACTGCGGGAGCGGCCGGGACGGGTGCGGGGATGGTGTTGAGGTCGACGTAGGTCACGGCCGGGCGGGCGGGCTCGCCTCCGCCGGGGATGCCGAGAAGGAGCGCGGCGCAGACCAGGTGCAAAGCGAGCGAGACCGCGAGCCCGGTGAGCAGCTGCTTATTGAGGCTGGTAGGGTATTCCTCTTCCTCGAGCGGATCTAACGCGTCTTGCATGGCTGCTGCCGTCCTTCTCCGGCCCCTAATCTGGGCGTCAGGCGTGGTTGGTGTCCGTCATGTATAGCAAATTGGCGGCTGCTCTGGCAACCAAAGAAAGACGTTTGAGGAAAAAGGAAGGGACCCCGGCGGGGGTCCCTTTTTACGTTCGTTCGCAGCAGTCCCCCCTCCACGTGGGGGAGGGGTAGGATGCCATCATTTCCCTCGGTTGCGGCTTCACCCACCCCCCGTCCCCCTCCCGTCTAGGGTGGGGGAGTTCCGGCAGGCAATCCGGCTTGTCCCGCTACATGCTCTGCGCGTCCACCACGGCGATGGCGGCCATGTTGACGATGGTCGCGACGTCGTCCCCTCTTTGCAGCACGTGCACCGGTTTCTTCATCCCCATCAATAGCGGTCCGATCGCCTCCGCCCCTCCCAGCCGGTGCAACAGCTTGTAGCAGATGTTCCCGGAATTCAGGTCCGGGAAGATGAGGATGTTGGCGGGACCGGTCAGGGTAGAGAAGGTGTAGTTGGCCAATAGTTCCGGCGTCACCGCCGTGTCCGCCTGCATCTCGCCATCTATCTCCAGGCTGGGGACCCTTTCCTTCACGATCTCCACGGCGCGCTTCACCTTCTGGGTCAATGCGTGGTTGACCGACCCGAAGTTTGCGAAGGAGAGCATGGCGATGCGCGGCACGATGTCGAGCAGCTGCACCTTTTCCGCCGCGAGGAGCGCGGTTTCCGCCAACTCCTCCGCGGTCGGCTCGATCTCGACCGTGGTGTCCGCCATGAAGTAGATCCCCTTCTTGAAGACCATCATGTACATGCCGTGCACGCCGGAGAGCTGCGGCTGCCTGCCGATCACCTCGAGGGCGGGGCGGATGGTGTCGGGGTAATGGGTGTCGATCCCCCCGAGCAGCGCGTCGGCGTCCCCCATGTGCACCATCATCGATCCGAAGTGGTTGCGCGACTTGCGGCGCACGATGCGCTGCGCCTCGGAGAGCGTGATCCCCTTGCGCTGCCGCATGCGGTACAGTTCCTGCGCGTAGGGCTCGGTGAGCTCGGAATCCTCGGGGTCGACGATGGTGAGGTTCAGATCCATCCCCAGCTCGGCCATCTTCTCCAGCACCTTGTTCCTGTTGCCGATCAGTATCGGCTTGGCGATCCCCTCCTCCACCAG
Encoded here:
- a CDS encoding energy transducer TonB, producing MQDALDPLEEEEYPTSLNKQLLTGLAVSLALHLVCAALLLGIPGGGEPARPAVTYVDLNTIPAPVPAAPAVKPQPEPDPEPEQPQEEAEPLPPTPPQQQAQAAQPAAPVPQPAQPQTAMEERSRTTFGMGLTKGYFKPLSDGETLRPEIKEYYIRLLQGVNEKWWLEQKDQKVAPIVVNVTITRSGEIIGSTILESSGNIVYDRAVQRTLEAAGPLPPVPANFIGDFFQAPIRLVPPLNLLSW
- a CDS encoding tetratricopeptide repeat protein produces the protein MASKKDKILESAQRFVLKGQIDKAIKDYQQVVAMEPGDIRPRQRLAELLVRDNRKDEAIQQYEDIGKHYADNCYFLKAIAIYKQIQRLNPGNPATALTIAHLNHQQGLIGNALAEYAQVAALYEKEGDLKEALKVVEKMLGVDAEHVATRMKHAELLYSTGSADQSRQAFAELAGTLRGRGLQQDAASVDARARELFPEEDTLQPAPYFDGKELSADGFGGGEEVPGVQGPAAAPWESPIEEPVLPDWDAPGGELPDPFAAPAATSQPEPAPAAGTASPATYEAPAPWDTEQNEDEAEGSIAWEEEIELDLDDDMFDAAPAPEPAQGGELPAAFPEPAPAPSANVELPLDFSLELNFDEVGEELDGGEPEETAPVVELDLDQGGELELTLPEQEAPFGDFSWGEQEGAEPQQEPDEQEPAQLADYEEAELELEPEPETELELELEPESELELEPEPELELEPEAELEPAPEPAAPDAAEPVQVRGWEEIFPEAAGSGADFDIEELESHYDLGIGYKEMGMYAGAIKEFQIAAANPQRRFDCMTLQAICYRDKGEAAQAEELLRRGLDLTVITRDERTCLNYELAVLAEGRGAVDEAIGLYREVIRANPGYQDASDRLSALSGEEVPDIIDLELEEGS
- a CDS encoding transglutaminase TgpA family protein; translated protein: MVRIDLLLSGLTACIALVGYLPLQAYLDPFARYFFPVALVAASLLHLRGRALPPRLLTPGSILLFLYLASGFSMSRLVPVTADLLVVFLGVRLLGERTARNYLQAFALSLFCLAASSLYEISAQFLIYLFSLLLLLAVALVLLTFHADDPASVLTGTEARKVLGVAALLPVASLPLLIFFFFFLPRTQFPIWNFMNAPVGKKTGVSDTVQPGSAQAVAEVKGVVLRAVAPKVPEEKLYWRAVVLNAFREDAWVREAVPADTPALVGGQTVLQEIYPERSDTPYLPALNVPRSVTGLRNDEASDGVFKTRRPLDKKVRYLAGSGLTGTVQVRGIDRAFYLRLPAHISRRIVSQGRALAQPGRSAEDKMRALESFFRGQRITYSNTGLPVGGDPLGSFLFDKKRGNCEYFASSYAILLRLSGIPSRLVGGYRGGSYNAMGGYYLVTEDMAHVWVEAYLDGVGWRTVDPSAWALGAVRGTQAHGLSMYIDMAGFYWDKAVVTYDLDKQLALVRNAGDKARDLRLPRGFGRGVLLALPALVPLALWVLWRRRRPPSIEARLLQRMLRILARRYPGEIQGGEGLFELSARLHDPHLARFVAVYGSALYHDRPLTRGEAAQLREILREASQDGS